In Dehalococcoidia bacterium, one DNA window encodes the following:
- a CDS encoding AIPR family protein, protein MTTLSERRQRDVERITNLAKAPADRLFGGDLAKGFLFWAADVHLDQSDSPPTEEELLESITDGKDDLELDAYYIDESSQTVYLFQSKYRSSPANVRMNDLASFLDVPKKLTTPQILAGISNEGVLELAPRFRRCILDGYEVHLVYLTTLRATKPVQDRVNSWADDSLSLSVAGSHHDVQHSATMLDVSNLLQIIESVSDQQEIELTLSVRADEYHQTLSGDFKCLIATLSLHEIAVTFDKFRYAMFRHNPRGPLGSVAVNKEIKNTLADPAKRGWFQLMNNGLSAVCASFTDPVVGSGATTVRIRDFQIVNGCQTTYTVWDHWRRGGDLGDASVTLKLVEDPSSSLRHIISSASNKQSQMKDWDFLFDEPEQERLQKEFATLSPPMFYELR, encoded by the coding sequence ATGACTACCCTTAGCGAACGACGGCAACGAGATGTCGAGCGAATCACTAATCTTGCCAAGGCACCTGCGGATCGTCTGTTTGGAGGCGACCTTGCCAAAGGGTTCCTATTCTGGGCCGCAGATGTACACCTTGACCAGAGTGACAGCCCGCCGACAGAAGAAGAACTACTCGAGAGTATTACGGATGGGAAGGACGATCTGGAACTAGATGCATACTACATTGATGAGTCGTCTCAGACTGTGTACTTGTTCCAGTCGAAATATCGCTCGAGTCCTGCAAACGTGAGAATGAACGATTTGGCCAGCTTCCTTGATGTCCCCAAGAAGCTGACCACACCTCAGATTCTGGCCGGTATCTCAAATGAGGGTGTTCTCGAACTCGCTCCGAGATTTCGCCGTTGCATCCTTGATGGATACGAAGTCCACCTCGTCTATCTGACAACGCTCCGAGCAACTAAGCCGGTGCAAGACAGAGTGAATTCGTGGGCAGATGATTCGCTATCTCTTTCGGTTGCAGGTTCCCACCATGATGTTCAGCATTCTGCGACGATGCTTGACGTCAGCAACCTGTTGCAGATTATCGAGTCTGTCAGTGACCAACAGGAAATTGAGTTGACTTTGTCCGTGCGGGCTGACGAGTATCATCAAACTTTGTCTGGAGACTTCAAGTGTCTCATTGCGACGCTCTCGCTCCATGAGATTGCCGTCACGTTCGACAAGTTCAGATATGCCATGTTTAGACACAATCCACGTGGCCCTTTGGGATCCGTTGCGGTCAACAAGGAAATCAAGAATACGTTGGCTGACCCTGCCAAACGTGGCTGGTTCCAACTGATGAACAATGGGCTCTCAGCGGTGTGTGCCTCTTTTACTGACCCGGTTGTCGGATCTGGTGCCACGACAGTCAGAATCAGAGACTTCCAAATTGTCAATGGTTGTCAGACAACTTACACAGTATGGGACCACTGGCGGCGAGGCGGTGACCTTGGGGATGCCAGCGTGACCCTAAAACTTGTAGAAGACCCTTCGTCATCGTTGAGGCACATCATTAGTTCCGCAAGTAACAAGCAGTCGCAGATGAAGGATTGGGACTTCCTGTTCGACGAACCGGAACAGGAACGACTTCAGAAGGAGTTCGCCACTCTATCTCCTCCAATGTTCTACGAACTTCGGTGA